One region of Blattabacterium cuenoti genomic DNA includes:
- a CDS encoding bifunctional nuclease family protein, which produces MDQFIKLAIRGISLSQIQSGIYVLLLEEESGRIKLPIIIESLQAQSIAYALGKKDPSRSFTHDLFITFAKVLNIKIKAVVIYKLLNGIFFSYILFESDNEDKGEKNIKKEHKIDSKTSDAVALAVRFQAPIYTTKEIFDKAGIYFENGFPIDKENENNDIRLENSSILFFKEKSQKDLEKMTEKDLNILLNHAVVNECYELAAKIKKELDRRE; this is translated from the coding sequence ATGGATCAATTCATAAAATTAGCTATACGGGGAATATCCTTAAGTCAAATACAATCTGGGATATATGTTTTATTACTTGAAGAAGAATCTGGAAGAATTAAACTTCCTATTATTATAGAAAGTTTACAAGCTCAATCTATTGCTTATGCTTTAGGAAAGAAAGATCCATCTAGATCTTTTACTCACGATTTATTTATAACTTTTGCAAAAGTATTAAATATTAAAATAAAAGCAGTTGTTATATATAAGTTATTAAATGGAATATTTTTTTCTTATATTTTATTTGAAAGTGATAATGAGGATAAAGGAGAAAAAAATATAAAAAAAGAACATAAAATAGATTCAAAAACATCAGATGCTGTAGCTTTAGCAGTACGATTCCAAGCTCCTATTTATACAACAAAAGAAATTTTTGATAAAGCAGGTATTTATTTTGAAAATGGGTTTCCTATTGATAAAGAAAATGAAAATAATGATATTAGATTAGAAAATAGTAGTATTCTTTTTTTTAAAGAAAAAAGTCAAAAGGATTTAGAAAAAATGACTGAAAAAGATTTAAATATTTTATTAAATCATGCCGTAGTAAATGAATGTTATGAATTAGCAGCAAAAATAAAAAAAGAATTAGACAGAAGAGAATAA
- a CDS encoding valine--tRNA ligase — protein sequence MDIPVKYDPTSIEKKIYDDWMKKNYFSSYPDDRKAYTIIMPPPNITGILHIGHMLNNTIQDVLIRHARMNGYNTCWVPGTDHASIATEAKVVDFLKKKGLSKFILGREKFLFYVLKWAQKHKNIIFDQLKKFGCSCDWNRTQFTMNQKLSKSVTKVFIDLYDKGYIYRGYHVVNWDPEAKTTLSDEEVIYKERIGKLYYIKYKIEGEKNYVTIATTRPETIFGDTAICYHPYDLRYSHLKGKYAKIPILNRYIPIIEDTYVDSNFGTGCLKITPAHDVQDKNIADKYQLDIINIFNEDATINEKGLHYKGMDRFVARKKIIEELNYLGVLVKIDNLNHKVGFSERTLSVVEQRLSLQWFLKMKKISIPAIKAVKNGNIQFYPKKFEKIYFQWMNKIRDWNISRQLWWGHRIPVFYYGKKFNDFVVAENLEKALEKARIKSKNSKLKKDEIWQDADVLDTWFSSCLLPLSAFDGIYHPYNHEICYYYPTENIVTGSDILFFWVARMIISGFFFKKNKPFKRVYFTGIIRDFKNKKISKSLNNSPNPIDLINKYGADAVRIGLMLRTSAGKDFHFEEKICLQGRNFSNKIWNAYRLIKSWKIEDNKVVPDSSIVAIKWIKNRFHYILEIFEKLFQEYKLDESLMVLYKFIWYDFCSFFLEIIKPISGNKSISKIVYLNTIEYFENVLKLLHPYMPFISEEIWNMIKKRNTEEALIISSWPKKKSYDYEILVSFEKATKIVSKIRSIRNTSNIPYKKSLILFSTRKDKKYNSIILKLANLSEIIYVSKEPKNIPCLYFFSDSDKFFILNKKYHSNHIEDIMNIEKKIQYFNNLLSIIRKNLLNIKYTTSVTNDLLLKEKKKEKDILKKISQFKEYLKYVKKLDS from the coding sequence ATGGATATTCCAGTTAAATATGATCCAACATCTATTGAAAAAAAAATATATGATGATTGGATGAAAAAAAATTATTTTTCATCCTATCCAGATGATAGGAAAGCTTATACTATAATAATGCCACCACCAAATATTACCGGTATTTTACATATAGGACATATGTTGAATAATACTATACAAGATGTTTTAATAAGGCATGCTAGAATGAATGGATATAATACGTGTTGGGTTCCAGGAACAGATCATGCTTCTATTGCAACAGAAGCTAAAGTAGTAGATTTTTTAAAAAAAAAAGGATTATCTAAATTTATTTTAGGAAGAGAAAAATTTTTATTTTATGTTTTAAAATGGGCTCAAAAACATAAAAATATTATTTTTGATCAACTTAAAAAATTTGGATGTTCATGTGATTGGAATCGTACTCAATTTACAATGAACCAAAAATTATCTAAATCTGTTACAAAAGTTTTTATAGATTTGTATGATAAAGGATATATATATAGAGGATATCATGTTGTAAATTGGGATCCTGAAGCTAAAACTACTCTTTCTGATGAAGAAGTTATTTATAAAGAACGTATTGGTAAACTTTATTATATAAAATATAAAATAGAAGGTGAAAAAAATTATGTGACTATAGCTACCACTCGTCCTGAAACAATATTTGGAGATACAGCTATTTGTTATCATCCATATGATTTACGTTATTCACATTTAAAAGGAAAATATGCTAAAATACCAATATTAAATAGATATATACCTATAATAGAGGATACTTATGTAGATTCAAATTTTGGAACAGGATGTTTAAAAATAACTCCAGCTCACGATGTACAAGATAAAAATATAGCAGATAAATATCAATTAGATATTATTAATATCTTCAACGAAGATGCTACTATTAACGAAAAAGGACTTCATTATAAAGGTATGGATCGTTTTGTCGCAAGAAAAAAAATAATAGAAGAATTAAATTATTTAGGAGTTTTGGTAAAAATAGATAATTTGAATCATAAAGTTGGTTTTTCAGAACGTACTTTATCAGTAGTAGAACAAAGATTATCGCTTCAATGGTTTTTGAAAATGAAAAAAATATCTATTCCTGCAATAAAAGCAGTAAAAAATGGAAATATTCAATTTTATCCAAAAAAATTTGAAAAAATATATTTTCAATGGATGAATAAAATTCGTGATTGGAACATATCACGTCAATTATGGTGGGGGCATCGTATTCCTGTTTTTTATTATGGAAAAAAATTTAACGATTTCGTAGTTGCAGAAAATTTAGAAAAAGCTTTAGAAAAAGCAAGAATAAAAAGTAAAAATTCAAAATTAAAAAAAGATGAAATATGGCAAGATGCAGATGTTTTAGATACTTGGTTTTCTTCTTGTTTATTACCTTTATCTGCATTTGATGGAATTTATCATCCTTATAATCATGAAATATGTTATTATTATCCTACTGAAAATATAGTAACAGGTTCAGATATATTATTTTTTTGGGTAGCTCGTATGATTATTTCAGGTTTTTTTTTTAAAAAAAATAAACCCTTTAAAAGGGTTTATTTTACTGGAATTATTAGAGATTTTAAAAATAAAAAAATATCAAAATCGTTAAATAATTCTCCTAATCCTATAGATTTAATTAATAAATATGGAGCAGATGCTGTTCGTATAGGTCTTATGCTTAGAACTAGTGCAGGAAAAGATTTCCATTTTGAAGAAAAAATATGTTTACAAGGAAGAAATTTTTCTAATAAAATATGGAATGCCTATCGTTTAATTAAAAGTTGGAAAATAGAGGACAATAAAGTTGTACCTGATTCATCTATTGTTGCTATTAAATGGATTAAAAATCGTTTTCATTATATTTTAGAAATTTTTGAAAAATTATTTCAAGAATATAAGTTAGATGAATCATTAATGGTTTTATATAAATTTATATGGTATGATTTTTGTTCATTTTTTCTTGAAATTATTAAACCTATTTCTGGAAATAAATCTATATCTAAAATAGTATATTTAAATACTATTGAATATTTTGAAAATGTGTTGAAATTATTACATCCATATATGCCTTTTATTTCAGAAGAAATTTGGAATATGATTAAAAAAAGGAATACAGAAGAAGCTTTGATAATTTCTTCTTGGCCTAAGAAAAAATCCTATGATTATGAAATATTAGTTTCTTTTGAAAAAGCTACTAAAATAGTATCTAAAATACGTAGTATAAGAAATACTAGTAATATACCTTATAAAAAAAGTCTTATATTATTCTCTACAAGAAAGGATAAAAAATATAATTCTATTATATTAAAATTAGCTAATTTATCAGAAATAATTTACGTATCAAAAGAACCTAAAAATATACCATGTTTATATTTTTTTTCAGATTCAGATAAATTTTTTATTTTAAATAAAAAATATCATTCAAATCATATAGAAGATATTATGAATATTGAAAAAAAAATTCAATATTTTAATAATTTATTATCTATAATTAGGAAAAATTTATTGAATATTAAATATACAACTTCTGTTACAAATGATTTACTTTTAAAAGAGAAAAAAAAAGAAAAAGATATTTTAAAAAAAATTTCTCAATTTAAAGAATATTTGAAATATGTAAAAAAATTAGATAGTTAG
- a CDS encoding dihydrofolate reductase: MKIILIAAVSENGFIGKNNKLMWHLPNDLKRFKNITIGETIIMGRKTFESIGKILPKRRNIILSKKIKLLKKNIKILSSIKEINFLSYEKIFIIGGEQIYKATIEIAHIIELTLVHNNFYGDAIFPKIDTKKWKKIYEFFHKKDKYHLYNYSFIRFEKK; encoded by the coding sequence ATGAAAATAATATTAATAGCTGCTGTTTCAGAAAATGGATTTATAGGAAAAAATAATAAATTAATGTGGCATTTACCTAATGACTTAAAACGTTTTAAAAATATAACTATAGGGGAAACAATTATCATGGGAAGAAAAACTTTTGAATCAATTGGAAAAATACTTCCAAAAAGACGAAATATTATATTAAGTAAAAAAATAAAACTATTAAAAAAAAATATTAAAATTCTTTCTTCTATAAAAGAAATAAATTTTCTTTCTTATGAAAAAATATTCATTATAGGAGGAGAACAAATTTATAAAGCTACAATAGAAATAGCTCATATAATAGAACTAACATTAGTACATAATAACTTTTATGGAGACGCAATTTTTCCAAAAATAGATACTAAAAAATGGAAAAAAATATATGAATTTTTTCATAAAAAAGATAAATATCATTTATATAACTATAGTTTTATAAGATTTGAAAAAAAATAA
- a CDS encoding pyruvate dehydrogenase complex E1 component subunit beta, whose translation MKEKTFRQVIAEAMSEEMRKNKSVYLMGEEVAQYNGAYKASKGMLEEFGPKRVIDTPISELGFSGIGVGSAMNGCRPIIEFMTFNFSLVAMDQIINNAAKIRYMSGGQWNIPIVFRGPTGSAGQLGATHSQSFESWYASCPGLKVIIPCNPYDAKGLLKSAIRDNNPVIFMESEQMYGDKMMIPEEEYIIPIGKADIKKKGKDISLVSFGKIMKMALSIAKKMEKENISVEVIDIRTIRPLDYESILTSVKKTNRLIILEESWPFSSIGSEISYFIQKRAFDYLDAPIDRISLLDTPAPYASNLIKNWFPNEEKIITSIKKILYI comes from the coding sequence ATGAAAGAAAAAACTTTTCGACAAGTTATAGCAGAAGCTATGAGTGAAGAAATGAGAAAAAATAAATCAGTTTACCTTATGGGAGAAGAAGTAGCACAATATAATGGAGCTTATAAAGCATCTAAAGGAATGTTAGAAGAATTTGGACCAAAAAGAGTTATTGATACACCTATATCAGAATTAGGATTTTCAGGAATAGGAGTTGGTTCAGCTATGAATGGATGCAGACCAATTATTGAATTTATGACTTTTAATTTTTCTTTAGTAGCTATGGATCAAATCATTAATAATGCAGCAAAAATACGTTATATGAGTGGAGGACAATGGAACATTCCTATTGTTTTCAGAGGTCCTACTGGTTCTGCTGGACAATTAGGAGCTACTCATTCTCAATCTTTTGAAAGTTGGTATGCTAGTTGTCCTGGATTAAAAGTAATAATTCCATGTAATCCTTATGATGCTAAAGGACTTTTAAAATCCGCAATAAGAGATAATAATCCAGTAATTTTTATGGAATCAGAACAAATGTATGGAGATAAAATGATGATTCCAGAAGAAGAATATATTATTCCTATTGGAAAGGCAGATATCAAAAAAAAAGGAAAAGATATTAGTTTAGTATCTTTTGGAAAGATAATGAAAATGGCCCTTAGCATAGCAAAAAAAATGGAAAAAGAAAATATAAGCGTTGAAGTTATAGATATTAGAACTATTCGTCCATTAGATTATGAATCTATACTTACTTCTGTAAAAAAAACAAATCGTTTAATAATTTTAGAAGAATCATGGCCTTTTTCTTCTATTGGTTCTGAAATTTCATATTTCATACAAAAAAGAGCATTTGATTATCTCGATGCTCCTATTGATAGAATATCTTTATTAGATACTCCTGCACCTTATGCTTCTAATTTAATTAAAAATTGGTTTCCTAACGAAGAAAAAATAATAACATCTATTAAAAAAATTTTATACATTTAA
- a CDS encoding coiled-coil domain-containing protein, with translation MKTTLKFPIPIIFFTLGFLISCNDEVTNSVMEEDPYLTYKIVEEETGVNNKPSVKKSYPPPIDSSDSFYSYSYPISTYTNTNTNTTINDTKKDDYKDDLLIVEELSQKIKNIGKEIESLEKESVKYNDEFSNIIDLQKGTLDEMVKMKKIIRFQSKNYEKVNKAKKSFEDQKKLAINRIEIIKDKNLFINKFNKSIREKKNKKISMQNQIKNFLIKRKKQIS, from the coding sequence ATGAAAACTACTTTAAAATTTCCAATTCCTATAATTTTTTTTACATTAGGATTTCTTATTTCTTGTAATGATGAAGTAACAAATTCTGTTATGGAAGAAGATCCTTATCTTACATATAAGATTGTAGAAGAAGAAACTGGAGTTAATAATAAACCATCTGTAAAAAAATCTTATCCTCCTCCTATTGATTCTTCTGATTCTTTTTATTCTTATTCTTATCCTATTTCAACTTATACTAATACTAATACTAATACTACAATAAATGATACAAAAAAAGATGATTATAAAGATGATCTTTTAATTGTAGAAGAATTATCTCAAAAAATAAAAAATATAGGAAAAGAAATAGAAAGTTTAGAAAAAGAAAGCGTTAAATATAATGATGAATTTTCTAATATAATAGATCTTCAAAAAGGTACATTAGATGAAATGGTAAAAATGAAAAAGATTATAAGATTTCAAAGTAAGAATTATGAGAAAGTAAATAAAGCGAAAAAATCTTTTGAAGATCAAAAAAAATTGGCAATAAATAGGATAGAAATCATAAAAGATAAAAATTTATTTATAAACAAATTTAATAAATCAATAAGAGAGAAAAAAAATAAAAAAATATCTATGCAAAATCAAATAAAAAATTTTTTAATAAAAAGAAAAAAACAAATTAGTTGA